The genomic interval GTACGTCGAGACCGGCGTCTGATCTTTCGGCTTCCGTTCGGCGACGATCCGAACGAAGTCCGTCGTCGTCAGAATCCCCTCGAGCTGGTTGTCCTCGTCGACGACGATCACCGAGCCGACCCCGTTGTCGAGCATCGTCTGCGCGGCGTCCTCGACGAGCGCGTCCGGCGCGACCGTGTGCAGCGACGTCGACATGACGCGAGCGACGAAAATATCCTCCATACGGGACAATACACGTTAAACATTATAATGGTTGTCGACCACCCCCATCGGAACCGGCCGGGTGCGCCCAGTGCGAGCGGCGCGAGCCACTAAGTGCCTGGTTTCCGAGACTCGCGGTATGGAGATCAGCCGCGCGGTCGTCGAGCGACTGACGGCCAACGGGATCGACACCGTCTTCGGCATCCCGGGCAAGCAGACGCTCCCGCTGAACGAGGCGATCGGCACGCGAGACGACGTCCGGTACGTGATGGCCCGCCACGAGACCGCCGTCACCCACCAGGCGTGGGGCTACGCGGAGACCAGCGGGCGGCCCGCCGCGACGGTCGTCGTCCCCGGTCCCGGCGATATGAACGCGATGAACGGGCTGAAGAACGCGTCCAACGACTGCACCCCGCTGATCCACATCGCCGTCGAGACCGAGCCTGAACTCCGCGGCGGCGGGGGAATCCACGAGACGCCGCCCGACACGTACGACAACGTCGTCAAAACGAACCGGCTCGTCGAGCACCCCGAGAGCACGGCGGCCGTCCTCGAGGAGGCGATCGCGGTCGCCGAGACACCGCCGAAGGGGTCCGTCCGCGTCGGAATCCCGAAGAACTTCCTGTCGATGGACGTCCCGCTTGCGACGCCGGCGGAGTACGGTCGGGGGTCGGTTTCGGGGGTCGCCGACCGCGACGTCGCGGCCGGCGCCGAGCTCCTGGCCGCCGCCGACGACCCGGTGATCGTCGCCGGTGGCGGCGTCCGCAGCGCGGACGCGAGCGACGACCTCCGCCAGGTCGCCGACCGACTCGGCGCTCCCGTCGTCGCGACCTACAAGGGGAAGGGCGTCCTCCCCGACGGCCCGGGCGGCTACGTCGCCGGAACGCTGTCGGGGAGCGCGTCCCCGGAACTGCTCGCCCTCCTCGCCGACGCCGACGCGGCGCTGGCCGTCGGCACGGACTTCGACGCGGTCGCGACCCGCGCCTGGTCGGTCGAGATTCCGGACCGACTCGTCCACGTCACGCTCGATCCCGACGACCTCGGAAACGGGTACGATCCGGCCGTCGGGATCGTGGCGGACGCCGGCGCCGCGCTCTCGGCGCTCGACGGAGCGCTCGCCGACCGCGGACTGACGGTCGGCGATGGTGGCGGAGACGGAGACACGGGTGCCATCGAGCGCGCGGGAGCGATCCGCCGGGCTACCAGCGATCGGCTCGCGGACCTGCGCACGTCGTCCCCGCCGATCACCTCGGTCAGCGCGCTCGAGGCGATCCGAGAGGCGGTGCCCGCGGACGCGATCGCGACGGCCGACGCCGGCGGCTCCCGCGTGTGGGCGCTCAACGCCTTCGACGCCGCCGGCCCGCGGTCGTACGTCAACCCGGGCTCGTGGGCGACGATGGGCTCGAGCCTGCCGTCGGCGATCGGTGCACAGCTCGCGAACCCGGACGACGACGTCGTCGTCCTGGTCGGCGACGGCGGGCTCATGATGTGCGTCCACGAGCTCCACACGGCCGTCGCCGAGGACCTGCCGCTGACCGTCGTCGTCTTCGTCAACGAGGACTACGCGCTCATCAGCGACGAGGCCGACCGGAGCTACGACCTCGACGCGGGCGAGTACGACTGGACGAACGCGCCGATCGATTTCGCGGGCCTGGCCGACAGCCTCGGGCTGCGGACGAAGCGCGCGGAGACGCCGGCCGAGATCCGATCGACTCTCGCGGACGCGGTCGACGCGGACGAAGCGGTCCTCGTCGAGGTCCCCACGGACCCGACCGAGCCCCAGGCCGGCGAGTGGATGCGCGAGTAGGGCGGCGAGTCACTCGGATCTCGGCCGCTCTCAGTACCCCAGCGAGAGCGCGTTGTTCACGAGGATCGCGCTCAGCCCGAGTGCCATGATCGCCGAGAGGGTCCCGAACGCGACCGTCCAGCCGAAGGCGTCTGCGGCCGTCCCGACCGCAACGCTGCCGGTCGCGCCGAGGATCATATAGGCGGTCCGGACGAGCCCGAAGCCGAGCCCCCGCTCGGCCGTCGACAGGACGTCGACCACCCGCGACTGCAGCGGCGCGCCCCAGGTCATCGCGACCCCGACGCAGGCGACGCCGGCGACCGCCGTCGCCAGGCCGTCGCCGGCGATCAGAACTGCGAACCCGACCAGGCCGGCCGTCATCGTGACCGCGGCGGCGGCGTCCCGCGAGTAGCGATCGGACAGCGCGCCGACCACCGGCTGGACGCCGCCGTTGACCAGAAAGTACAGCGAGAACAGCAGCCCCGCGGTCGTCCGCGAGAGGCCGTAGCCGAGCTCGAGGAACGCGGGGAGGAACGAGGCCGTCGCCTGCCAGGTGAACGCGCCCATGGCGCACAGCGCGGTCGTGTACGCGACAGTCGGGCGCGTCAGCACGCCGGCCAGGCGGTCGGCGTCGACCTGATCGCGGATCGGCTGCTCGGGACGGCGGGGCTCCGTCGGTCGAATTTGGGTGAAAAAGACGGCGACGATGGGGATCGCGACCGCCGCGCCGACGGCGACGGCGGCTCGCCAGCCGTACCGATTCCCGGCCACGGCCGCGAGCACCGGCGCGGCGAACCCGGCCAGGGGCGCGCCGGAGACGTGGACGCCGATCGCCCGGCCCGTGCGGTCGAACAGCCGGGTGAGCAGCGTCGTCGCGACGCTGTAGTGGAGGCCGGCCGCCGCGCCGAGGGTGATCGCGAACAGCAGGAAGGTGACGTACGACGGCGACAGCGCCAGCAGCGCGCTCGCGACCGCCGTGCCGCCGATTGCGGTCACGATGATCCGGCGCTCGCCGAACCGGTCGCCGAGCAGCCCGCTGGGAAACTGCGAGAGCGCGTAGGCGGCCCACATTCCCGATAGCGCCAGACCGACGACGCCGGTACTGACGCCGAACGCGTCGACGACGTCGGGGACGACCGGACTGATGACCAGGCGGGCGGTGACGGTTGCGAAAAAGGCCAGCGTACACAGCGCGAGGACCGTATCCCTGTACGACCAGTTCACTCGGGGAGCGTTGGTCGAGCGCCGGAAAGTCGGTTTCGATAGCGGAAGTAATCGGTAGCAGGAGAGACACGCGCGCAAACGGCACAGCGCCGTCGCCGCCGCCGTCGGTTACGAGTCCCAGTCGAACCGTTCGGGGTCGCGCGCCGCCAGGGCCGTCCGAACCGCGGCGACGTTCTCGTCGGCGTCGTGGACGCGAATCAGGTCGGCCCCGCGGTCGGCCGCCAGGGCGGTGGCCGCGACGGTCGGCTGGAGTCGCTCGCCGGCCTCGTGACCGACCTTAGCGAACATGGACTTGCGGGAGTGACCGAAGAGGACCGGGCAGCCCAGCGCGTGGAACTCGTCGATCCGGTCGAGGATCTCGAAGTTCTCGGCGGCGGATTTGCCGAAGCCGATGCCAGGGTCGACGATGATCTGCTCGCGGTCGAGGCCGGCCTTCTCGGCCAACAGCACGCGCTCGGAGAGCTGGTCGATCACGTCCGCGACGACGTCGTCGTAGTCGATATCGCGGTCGGGGACGACCGGCGCGTCGATGCTGTGCATCACGACCAGGCCCGCGTCGTGCTCGGCGGCGACGAAGCGCATCTCGGGGTCCTCGAGCCCGGTCACGTCGTTGATGATGTCCGCGCCGGCCGCCAGCGCGGCGTCGGCGACGGCGGCCCGGCGGGTGTCGACCGAGATCAGGGCGTCGAGGTCGGCGATCCGCTCGACCAGGGGGACGACTCGGTCGAGTTCCTCCTCGACCGGGACGGGGTCGGCGCCCGGACGGGTGGACTCCCCGCCCACGTCGATCACGTCGACGTCCGCCTCGATCAGTTCCTCGGCGCGGGTCACGGCGTCCTCCAGCGCGTCGTACCGGCCGCCGTCGTGGAAGCTGTCGGGCGTGACGTTCAGGATGCCCATCACGGCCGTCCGGTCGGTCCAGGGGTACTCGGATTCGGTCGCGTCGCCCGTCGTTCCCGCGGCCGAGCCGGAGTAGCCGAGACTCGGCTTCGCCGGCGACGGCTCGCCGTCCGTCTCGTCCCCCGATTCGTCGCCGTTCCCGGCGTCGAGTTCGAGCGTCTCCCGCAGCGCTCGGGCCACGTCGGCCAGGCCGTGGGGCCGAGCGCGGGTCTCGAGGGTCTCGACGAGCGACTCGAACTGGGCGAGCGTGCCCATCAACACGGCGTCGACGACCTCGTCGTCCCGGTCCAGTCCGGAGAGGGCGCACTCGCCGCCCAGGCGCAGCAGTTCCTCCTTGAGGACGGTCGCCTGGCGGTCCCGGAGCGCCGTCCGGACGACCCGGTGGACGGCGTCGCCGTCCAGGCGCTCGACGTCGCCGGGCGCGACGTTGGCGCCTTCGAGCGCGTCGCGGGCGTCGGCGAGGTCGCGGACGCGTTTGGGCACGTCGGTGCGGGTCCACCGCGAGCGGGCCTCCGCGACGGCGAACAGCGAGCCGGTGACGAGCACGCAGTCGTCGCCGTCGGCGTCCTCGAGCGCGGCCGCGAGGGCGTCCTGTACCGCGTCCTCGGTGCGGACCGCGCCGGCGCCGGCGTCGTCGAACGCCGCCGCGAGGACGTCGCGGTCCTCGGCGCGGTCGAGGTTCGGCTCGGCCGTCACGACGGCGTCGGGGGTCGGGAGCGCGGCGACCATCTCGCGGTGGTCCTTGTCGTGCATCGCGCCGAAGACGAGGTGCAGGTCGTCGTAGTCGTAGGTCGCGAGCGTCTCCGCGAGCCGTTCGCAGGCACCCGGGTTGTGCGCGCCGTCCAAGACGACCAGCGGCTCGGTGTCCATCACCTCGAACCGGCCTGGCCAGTGGGCGCTGCGCAGTCCCCGTTCGAGAGTCGCGTCCGAAATGTCGTCGACCTGCCGGGCGAGAACGGCGGCGATGCCGGCGTTGATCGCCTGGTGTTCCCCCAAAAGCGGGATGCGGGTCTCGAGGTCCCAGTCGTCGGCGTCGATCGAGACGGCGGCCTCGGTGTGGTTCGTCCGGCCCTCGTAGGTGACTCGAACGTCGGGGTTCGTTCCGTCGTCGGACTCGTCGGCTCCGTCGAGGTCCGTCCCGACGGTCACGACGTCGCCGGCCACGTCGCGGACCGCCTCGAGCGGTTCGCCGGTGACGGCGGTCACGAGCGGCGCGTCGTCGGGGGCGACGTGGGCCTTGTCGCGGGCGATCTCCGACTCGGTGTCGCCGAGGATGCCCGTATGTTCTAACGTGACACTGGTGACGGTACTCGCGATCGGATCGACGACGCTCGTGGCGTCGTACTTACCGCCGATGCCGACCTCGAGGACGGCGACGTCGACGTCCTCGCGGCCGAACTGCCACAGCGCCAGGCCGGTCATCGTCTCGAAAAAGGTCGGCGACTCGCCGTCGGCGGCGCGCTCCGTGATGTACTCGCGAACCCGTTCGACGTACTCGGAGACGGCCGATTGAGGAATCTTCCGGCCGTCGACGCGGACCCGTTCGCGGAGGTCCTCGAGGTGGGGCGAGGTGTAGAGGCCGACGGAGTAGCCGGCCTCCCGCAGGGTTCGCTCGAGCATTCGAGCCGTACTCCCTTTCCCGTTGGAGCCGGCGATCTGGACGAAGTCGACGTCCGCGTGTGGGTTCCCGAGGTGAGCCAGCAGCCGGGCCGTCGACGCCGTGCCCGGCTTCGGGCGGAACCGCCGCAGATCGAAGAGGAAGTCCGCCGCCTCGTGATACTCCATGTCCAACCAGAGAGCCCCGTCGTTTTAGTGTATTCTGATCCCAGCCATCCGCTCCGCTCCACCGGCCGTTGGCTCCGATTCCTCGATCGTCAGCGGTCGTCCGGCCTAGCACGTTCGGAGGACAGACTGGGCCGAACGCGAACCGTTCCGGAAGGGCTCCGGCGCGGCGTCCTCGCTCTCCGAGTCGCTCGAGAAACGCTGGGCTGGTCCCCGTCCTAACAGTACCCTACTGGATACCCATCGCCTCGATCTGTTCCTGATACCGGTTGCGGATGGTGACCTCGGTGACCTGAGCGACGTCCGCGACTTCGCGTTGCGTTTTCTTTTCGTTACAGAGCAACGAGGCGGCGTAGATCGCGGCGGCGGCGTACCCCGTCGGGGACTTCCCGGACAGGAGCCCCTTCTCCGTGGTGACCTGAATGATCTCTCTGGTCTTCGCCTCGACCTCCTCGCTCAGATCGAGGTCGGAACAGAACCGCGGGACGTACTCCTGCGGATCGACCGGCTTCATGTCC from Natrinema salifodinae carries:
- a CDS encoding thiamine pyrophosphate-binding protein encodes the protein MEISRAVVERLTANGIDTVFGIPGKQTLPLNEAIGTRDDVRYVMARHETAVTHQAWGYAETSGRPAATVVVPGPGDMNAMNGLKNASNDCTPLIHIAVETEPELRGGGGIHETPPDTYDNVVKTNRLVEHPESTAAVLEEAIAVAETPPKGSVRVGIPKNFLSMDVPLATPAEYGRGSVSGVADRDVAAGAELLAAADDPVIVAGGGVRSADASDDLRQVADRLGAPVVATYKGKGVLPDGPGGYVAGTLSGSASPELLALLADADAALAVGTDFDAVATRAWSVEIPDRLVHVTLDPDDLGNGYDPAVGIVADAGAALSALDGALADRGLTVGDGGGDGDTGAIERAGAIRRATSDRLADLRTSSPPITSVSALEAIREAVPADAIATADAGGSRVWALNAFDAAGPRSYVNPGSWATMGSSLPSAIGAQLANPDDDVVVLVGDGGLMMCVHELHTAVAEDLPLTVVVFVNEDYALISDEADRSYDLDAGEYDWTNAPIDFAGLADSLGLRTKRAETPAEIRSTLADAVDADEAVLVEVPTDPTEPQAGEWMRE
- a CDS encoding CBS domain-containing protein, which produces MEDIFVARVMSTSLHTVAPDALVEDAAQTMLDNGVGSVIVVDEDNQLEGILTTTDFVRIVAERKPKDQTPVSTYMTTNVVTTAAQDGIRDAADVMIEHGFHHLPVIDEDEGVIGMVTTSDLAGYISRVESPSPET
- a CDS encoding MFS transporter; this encodes MNWSYRDTVLALCTLAFFATVTARLVISPVVPDVVDAFGVSTGVVGLALSGMWAAYALSQFPSGLLGDRFGERRIIVTAIGGTAVASALLALSPSYVTFLLFAITLGAAAGLHYSVATTLLTRLFDRTGRAIGVHVSGAPLAGFAAPVLAAVAGNRYGWRAAVAVGAAVAIPIVAVFFTQIRPTEPRRPEQPIRDQVDADRLAGVLTRPTVAYTTALCAMGAFTWQATASFLPAFLELGYGLSRTTAGLLFSLYFLVNGGVQPVVGALSDRYSRDAAAAVTMTAGLVGFAVLIAGDGLATAVAGVACVGVAMTWGAPLQSRVVDVLSTAERGLGFGLVRTAYMILGATGSVAVGTAADAFGWTVAFGTLSAIMALGLSAILVNNALSLGY
- the folP gene encoding dihydropteroate synthase, with the translated sequence MEYHEAADFLFDLRRFRPKPGTASTARLLAHLGNPHADVDFVQIAGSNGKGSTARMLERTLREAGYSVGLYTSPHLEDLRERVRVDGRKIPQSAVSEYVERVREYITERAADGESPTFFETMTGLALWQFGREDVDVAVLEVGIGGKYDATSVVDPIASTVTSVTLEHTGILGDTESEIARDKAHVAPDDAPLVTAVTGEPLEAVRDVAGDVVTVGTDLDGADESDDGTNPDVRVTYEGRTNHTEAAVSIDADDWDLETRIPLLGEHQAINAGIAAVLARQVDDISDATLERGLRSAHWPGRFEVMDTEPLVVLDGAHNPGACERLAETLATYDYDDLHLVFGAMHDKDHREMVAALPTPDAVVTAEPNLDRAEDRDVLAAAFDDAGAGAVRTEDAVQDALAAALEDADGDDCVLVTGSLFAVAEARSRWTRTDVPKRVRDLADARDALEGANVAPGDVERLDGDAVHRVVRTALRDRQATVLKEELLRLGGECALSGLDRDDEVVDAVLMGTLAQFESLVETLETRARPHGLADVARALRETLELDAGNGDESGDETDGEPSPAKPSLGYSGSAAGTTGDATESEYPWTDRTAVMGILNVTPDSFHDGGRYDALEDAVTRAEELIEADVDVIDVGGESTRPGADPVPVEEELDRVVPLVERIADLDALISVDTRRAAVADAALAAGADIINDVTGLEDPEMRFVAAEHDAGLVVMHSIDAPVVPDRDIDYDDVVADVIDQLSERVLLAEKAGLDREQIIVDPGIGFGKSAAENFEILDRIDEFHALGCPVLFGHSRKSMFAKVGHEAGERLQPTVAATALAADRGADLIRVHDADENVAAVRTALAARDPERFDWDS